TTTTCAGCATGCCAGCGGACGCATTCTGAAAGCCATGAAACGACCCGCGGCTTCGGAAAAAACCCTGGACCGGATTCAGCAATGGCGGCGTGAATGCCCGGATTTGACGATTCGCAGCACGTTTATCGTCGGCTTTCCGGGCGAGACCGAGTCGGATTTTGAGGAATTGTTGGATTTTCTCCAGCAGGCCCAGTTAGACCGTGTCGGTTGTTTCGCTTATTCGCCGGTGGACGGGGCAGCCGCCAACGCATTGCCGAATCCCGTGCCCGAAGTTGAAAAACAGGAGCGTCTTACGCGATTCATGGAATTGCAGGCCCAGATCAGTCATGAGCGCTTGCAGGCCAAAGTTGGTCGTGAAATTCAGGTATTGATCGATGAGCCGGCGGAAGGTGGCTATATTGCCCGTAGCGAAGGCGACGCGCCGGAGATCGATGGCTTGGTTTACGTGCGCTCCGCGCTGTCGCGGCATCCCGGCGAGTTGATCCGTGTCCGGGTTGAATCCGCCGACGAACACGATCTCTGGGTCGTGGATACAGCGTCGAGGTGATCCCGCTATATGCAATTTTACTGCCGAATTAAAAAAAACGCCGTAATTCCTTAAGTTGTGGTCTCGGTAAGCCGAAATAACCGTGGGATCTCCCGTTTTGCGACATGCGATACGTTCCGGTGTCGTCGCGGCGGGAGGCGAATCAATCCATGGTTTATAGCGAGGGCATCGTGACGGCAGCCGCAGCAGTGAGAGCACCCCAGGAAGAGGATCTTCTGCGTGTTCACCCCGGTGACGTTCTGCAATTGCAGATCGCCAACCGGGACGACGAGGAAGATTCCCGTTACTACGTTCGCGCCATCGGCTATGTGCCTAACCGCAGTATCATCGTCTCCGCACCCGTGAAGGACGGGAAAGCGGTTCGGCTGATCAACGGTTGTCCCTTGGTGGCGCGGGTACTGTCTGCCCACCATGTGCGGGGTTTCAACTGTATTGTCTTGTACTACGCCAAGCAGCCGTATCCCTACATGCACTTGAGCATTCCCGAGGCCCTGGAGGCGGTGAAGTTACGTCAGGCGCCGCGGGTTCAGGTCAGCTTGGTGGCGGCCGTACGTCACAATATCCAGGCCGGCCAGAAAATGACCTTGCCGGTTCGCATTGCGGATCTGAGCACCACCGGCGCGTCGTTAAGAACGCGCGCATCGTTGGGCCAGATTGGCGATGACCTGTCTTTGTCGGTGGAGCTGCCCGTTGCCGAATCCACCCATGTGTTGTCGGTTAACGCTCATGTTCAGGGGATTGATCCGCCCGACGCGGCCGGCGGGCCCGAGAGTGCGCTATGGCGAACCGGGATTCAGTTCGAGGATTTGAAGGCCGAAGAGAAGCTCAAGTTGCATGGCTTTGTTTTCGAACGGCTGTTCTATGGGAGTCGCTGATGATCGGCCACGAGCGCATGCGCCCAATCCAGAATGTCCCGAACACGCGCATTGAGCAAAACGCGCGCCCGTTCGTAGGGCAACCAGCGAAACTCATGATGTTCCGGTTGGCCCAGTTCCGGATTCACCGCTAAAACGACCGCTTTATCGGGTGATTCGGCCACATAATATCGCGCCACTTTGTT
The sequence above is drawn from the Pseudomonadota bacterium genome and encodes:
- a CDS encoding flagellar brake protein codes for the protein MVYSEGIVTAAAAVRAPQEEDLLRVHPGDVLQLQIANRDDEEDSRYYVRAIGYVPNRSIIVSAPVKDGKAVRLINGCPLVARVLSAHHVRGFNCIVLYYAKQPYPYMHLSIPEALEAVKLRQAPRVQVSLVAAVRHNIQAGQKMTLPVRIADLSTTGASLRTRASLGQIGDDLSLSVELPVAESTHVLSVNAHVQGIDPPDAAGGPESALWRTGIQFEDLKAEEKLKLHGFVFERLFYGSR